One genomic window of Cannabis sativa cultivar Pink pepper isolate KNU-18-1 chromosome 2, ASM2916894v1, whole genome shotgun sequence includes the following:
- the LOC133035172 gene encoding dehydrogenase FPY6-like — MANPVAPQIAILGAGIFVKTQYIPRLSEISNLVSLKAIWSRTEESARGAVEIAQKFFPGVVCKWGDKGLDEISQDSSILGVAVVLAGQAQVDFSLRMLKAGKHVLQEKPAAASTSQLEAAIAGYNSVCANIPSKPIWAVAENYRFEPAFVECKKLVADIGDMMNVQVIIEGSMNSSNPYFSSSWRRDFTGGFILDMGVHYIAGLRMLVGSEVVSVSALTSYVDKTLPPPDNITSLFQLANGCSGVFVMIVSSSSPKIIWRVVGLKGTLQVERGKHDGQHGYLVTLYSTDGQSKSTFYKFSGVTDEFKSFIYDISQASIKVINSKIV; from the exons ATGGCAAATCCAGTGGCACCCCAGATCGCCATTCTTGGAGCTGGTATCTTTGTTAAAACCCAGTACATTCCCAGGCTCAGTGAGATCTCCAACCTAGTCTCCCTCAAAGCTATTTGGAGTAGAACTGAG GAATCAGCTAGAGGTGCGGTTGAGATTGCCCAGAAATTTTTTCCTGGAGTAGTGTGTAAATGGGGAGATAAGGGTCTTGATGAGATTTCTCAAGATAGTTCAATACTTGGTGTTGCTGTGGTTTTAGCTGGCCAAGCTCAG GTTGATTTCTCACTAAGGATGCTCAAGGCAGGAAAGCATGTCCTTCAGG AGAAACCGGCTGCAGCTT CTACAAGTCAGCTTGAAGCTGCTATTGCAGGCTATAACTCGGTTTGTGCCAATATCCCGAGTAAACCCATTTGGGCTGTGGCGGAAAACTATAGATTCGAACCTGCTTTTGTTGAG TGTAAGAAGTTAGTAGCTGATATTGGAGATATGATGAATGTCCAAGTGATTATTGAAGGATCTATGAACAGTTCGAATCCTTACTTCTCAAGCTCTTGGAGGCGCGATTTTACT GGTGGCTTTATTCTAGACATGGGGGTGCATTATATCGCCGGGTTGAGGATG CTTGTTGGATCCGAGGTAGTCTCAGTCTCAGCTTTAACATCTTATGTAGACAAGACTTTGCCTCCACCAGATAACATAACCTCTCTTTT CCAATTGGCGAACGGGTGTTCTGGAGTTTTTGTAATGATCGTCTCCTCTAGCTCGCCCAAG atTATCTGGAGAGTTGTTGGCTTGAAAGGGACATTACAAGTCGAGCGCGGAAAGCATGACGGTCAACATGGCTACCTG GTTACACTTTATAGTACCGATGGACAAAGCAAAAGCACATTCTACAAATTCAGTGGAGTGACTGATGAATTCAAAAGTTTCATATATGACATATCCCAAGCCAGCATAAAggtaattaattcaaaaattgtataa